One window of Legionella pneumophila subsp. pneumophila str. Philadelphia 1 genomic DNA carries:
- a CDS encoding UDP-N-acetylmuramoyl-tripeptide--D-alanyl-D-alanine ligase: MNLITIASLLSQSCQINADITGVSIDTRTLKPGNLFFAIVGERFDGHDFIKEAEAKGASAAVVNRSIDGVHIPQFVVASPLMALAKIAAAHRQEMSCPIIALTGSNGKTTVKEMIATILPQPSHATKGNLNNHIGVPLSMLALNKQHRYAVFELGANHPGEIAHTVGIVQPDVSLINNIAPAHVEGFGSIDGVARSKGEIHQGLSPTGVAIVNDDDAYAHFWDDLIADKKILRFSSLHPADIYAQDIRLDTHGRAHFTLVLPNSRVEIELQVPGLHNVRNALAAAACCYAVGISGNDIQRGLAHFGGVKGRMTMLSGQNQSTVIDDTYNANLRSVLTALEVLSGRPGRKIFVFGDMGELGEWTTQHHREVGVAARQLGIDKLMSCGLHSELASQAFGEGGQHFCSQEELIEVVKNDLTPDTTVLVKGSRSSAMENVVHRLVQVEG; this comes from the coding sequence ACGCTTTGATGGTCATGATTTTATTAAAGAAGCCGAGGCTAAAGGCGCTTCAGCTGCTGTAGTTAATCGATCGATTGACGGTGTTCATATTCCTCAATTCGTGGTTGCCAGTCCTTTAATGGCTTTGGCCAAAATTGCTGCGGCACATCGACAGGAAATGAGTTGCCCTATTATTGCTTTAACAGGGTCAAATGGAAAAACCACTGTCAAAGAGATGATAGCGACTATTTTACCGCAGCCATCACATGCTACGAAAGGCAATTTAAATAATCACATAGGGGTTCCTTTAAGCATGTTAGCTTTAAATAAGCAGCACCGCTATGCTGTTTTTGAGTTGGGAGCCAATCATCCCGGAGAAATAGCACATACGGTAGGGATAGTGCAGCCTGATGTGTCTTTAATTAATAATATTGCCCCGGCACATGTCGAAGGCTTTGGATCAATAGACGGAGTCGCTCGTTCCAAAGGTGAAATCCATCAAGGCTTATCCCCGACTGGTGTTGCTATAGTCAATGATGATGATGCCTACGCTCACTTTTGGGATGATTTGATTGCTGATAAAAAAATATTACGTTTTTCCTCACTTCATCCTGCAGATATTTACGCCCAGGATATACGCTTGGATACCCATGGGCGAGCTCATTTTACATTGGTTTTACCTAATAGCAGAGTGGAGATTGAGTTACAAGTACCAGGTTTGCACAATGTCCGAAATGCTTTGGCTGCCGCAGCTTGTTGTTATGCTGTAGGAATATCAGGCAATGACATTCAAAGAGGACTGGCTCATTTTGGTGGTGTAAAAGGTCGGATGACGATGTTGTCAGGGCAAAATCAATCAACAGTTATTGATGATACATACAATGCTAATTTACGCTCTGTCTTAACAGCCCTGGAAGTTTTATCTGGGCGCCCAGGAAGAAAAATTTTTGTATTCGGTGATATGGGAGAGTTGGGTGAATGGACGACACAACATCACAGAGAAGTTGGCGTAGCGGCTCGCCAGCTGGGAATAGATAAGTTGATGAGTTGCGGTTTACATAGTGAACTGGCATCCCAGGCGTTTGGTGAGGGAGGTCAGCATTTTTGCAGTCAAGAAGAGTTGATTGAAGTGGTAAAAAATGATTTAACACCTGATACCACGGTATTGGTAAAAGGATCCAGGTCCAGTGCTATGGAAAATGTTGTGCACCGGTTGGTTCAGGTAGAGGGCTAA